One stretch of Streptomyces agglomeratus DNA includes these proteins:
- a CDS encoding copper homeostasis protein CutC, whose translation MNNRAVLEVIALDAQDAVAARSGGADRLELVTDMAADGLTPSRETFGRVRAAVDIPLRVMLRLADGFLAGDIDELVRAAQGMRAEGADEFVLGFLDAEGNPDLVAVERVVAEIEGCRWTFHRAIDRAADRDALRKRIAELPGLDTYLTAGAAEGVDAGLPVLLAEAEAGRRGAPGYQAQLLVGGGLRLDHLPELRAAGIDAFHIGGAARPGGWEAPVSADAVREWRTRLDG comes from the coding sequence ATGAACAACCGTGCAGTCCTGGAGGTGATCGCCCTCGACGCGCAGGACGCGGTCGCCGCCCGGTCCGGAGGGGCGGACCGGCTGGAGCTTGTCACCGACATGGCGGCGGACGGCCTGACGCCGTCCCGCGAGACCTTCGGGCGGGTCCGCGCGGCGGTGGACATTCCGCTGCGCGTGATGCTGAGGCTGGCGGACGGGTTCCTCGCGGGGGACATCGACGAGCTGGTGCGGGCGGCGCAGGGGATGCGTGCGGAGGGGGCGGACGAGTTCGTCCTGGGGTTCCTGGACGCGGAGGGCAATCCCGATCTGGTCGCGGTCGAGCGGGTGGTGGCGGAGATCGAGGGGTGCCGGTGGACGTTCCACCGGGCGATCGACCGGGCTGCGGACCGCGACGCGTTGCGCAAGCGGATCGCGGAGCTGCCGGGCCTGGACACGTACCTGACCGCCGGTGCGGCGGAGGGCGTGGACGCGGGGCTTCCGGTGCTGCTGGCGGAGGCGGAGGCCGGGAGGCGGGGCGCGCCGGGCTATCAGGCGCAGCTCCTGGTGGGCGGAGGGCTGCGCCTGGACCACCTGCCGGAGCTGCGGGCGGCGGGGATCGACGCGTTCCACATCGGTGGCGCGGCGCGGCCGGGTGGCTGGGAGGCGCCGGTTTCCGCCGATGCGGTACGGGAGTGGCGGACGAGGCTGGACGGGTAG
- a CDS encoding HelD family protein → MPAPDPATSHRDAPAGSADPLSRERAHLTASRAALRAMREDAEALDIRDVTANWVNAVVLGAQIEERIKSLADLSHTPLFFGRLDYLHVVGAEEAEGAEGERFYIGRRHVHDADGDPMVIDWRAPVSQPFYRASKKDPLDVGLRRRFGYTGGELTAYEDEHLSDPAEAERTSKLLQAEIERPRVGPMRDIVATIQPEQDEIVRSGLSGSVCVQGGPGTGKTAVGLHRVAYLLYAHRDRLARTGTLVIGPNKSFLHYIEQVLPALGELEVKQATVDDLVAVHGEVRGADDADAAVIKGDARMAEVLRRALRSHVTAVPTEPVMVVRGSRRWRVPAYELEEIVGELLARDIRYGAAHDALPQRIAHAVLVRMEQAGEAPDDRVQDAVARNTAVKAAVKAIWPAVDPAKLVLRLLSDADFLAEHAEGVLSAEEQKRILWAKPARSVKSAKWSAADVVLLDEAADLISRTHSLGHVVLDEAQDLSPMQYRAVGRRCTTGSATVLGDLAQGTTPWATASWAQALRHLGKPEAAVEELTAGFRVPRDVIAYASRLLPEISPGLAPVSSVRESAGALAVRQVTAADLSGAVVAACAEALRNEGSTGLIAADARIGELAAALTAAGHAYLSPGEETTAESRLTLVPASLAKGLEYDYVVLDEPAAVVAGEPDERTGLRRLYVALTRAVSGLTVVHTAPLPSSLT, encoded by the coding sequence GTGCCCGCGCCCGACCCCGCCACGTCCCACCGCGACGCCCCCGCCGGCTCCGCCGACCCCCTCAGCCGCGAACGCGCCCACCTCACCGCCTCGCGCGCCGCGCTGCGCGCCATGCGCGAGGACGCGGAGGCCCTCGACATCCGCGACGTCACCGCGAACTGGGTGAATGCCGTCGTCCTCGGCGCCCAGATCGAGGAACGCATCAAGTCGCTCGCCGACCTCTCCCACACGCCGCTCTTCTTCGGCCGCCTCGACTACCTGCACGTCGTCGGCGCCGAAGAGGCCGAGGGCGCTGAGGGCGAGCGCTTCTACATCGGTCGCCGGCACGTCCACGACGCCGACGGCGACCCCATGGTCATCGACTGGCGCGCCCCCGTCTCCCAGCCGTTCTACCGCGCGTCGAAGAAGGACCCGCTGGACGTCGGCCTGCGCCGCCGGTTCGGCTACACGGGCGGCGAACTCACGGCGTACGAGGACGAGCACCTGTCCGACCCGGCGGAGGCGGAGCGGACCAGCAAGCTGCTCCAGGCGGAGATCGAGCGCCCGCGCGTCGGCCCGATGCGGGACATCGTGGCGACGATCCAGCCCGAGCAGGACGAGATCGTACGGTCGGGCCTGTCCGGCAGCGTCTGCGTGCAGGGGGGTCCCGGCACCGGGAAGACGGCGGTGGGCCTGCACCGCGTCGCGTACCTCCTCTACGCGCACCGGGACCGGCTGGCCCGTACCGGAACGCTGGTCATCGGCCCCAACAAGTCCTTCCTCCACTACATCGAGCAGGTCCTGCCCGCGCTCGGCGAGCTGGAGGTCAAGCAGGCGACGGTCGACGACCTGGTGGCGGTGCACGGCGAGGTGCGCGGCGCGGACGACGCGGACGCGGCCGTCATCAAGGGCGACGCGCGGATGGCGGAGGTGCTGCGCAGGGCGCTGCGCTCGCACGTCACCGCCGTGCCCACCGAGCCCGTGATGGTGGTGCGCGGTTCGCGCAGGTGGCGGGTTCCGGCGTACGAACTGGAGGAGATCGTCGGCGAGTTGCTGGCCCGCGACATCCGCTACGGGGCCGCCCACGACGCCCTGCCGCAGCGCATCGCGCACGCGGTGCTCGTCCGCATGGAGCAGGCGGGCGAGGCGCCGGACGACCGGGTGCAGGACGCGGTGGCGCGGAACACGGCGGTGAAGGCGGCCGTCAAGGCGATCTGGCCGGCGGTGGACCCGGCGAAGCTGGTGCTGCGGCTGCTGTCCGACGCGGACTTCCTGGCGGAGCACGCGGAGGGCGTGCTGTCGGCGGAGGAGCAGAAGCGGATCCTGTGGGCGAAGCCGGCGCGTTCGGTGAAGTCGGCGAAGTGGTCGGCGGCGGACGTGGTGCTGCTGGACGAGGCGGCGGACCTCATCTCGCGTACGCACTCGCTCGGGCATGTCGTGCTCGACGAGGCGCAGGACCTGTCGCCGATGCAGTACCGGGCGGTGGGCCGCCGCTGCACGACGGGCTCGGCGACGGTACTGGGCGACCTGGCCCAGGGCACGACGCCGTGGGCCACGGCGAGCTGGGCGCAGGCCCTGCGGCACCTGGGCAAGCCGGAGGCGGCGGTCGAGGAGCTGACGGCGGGGTTCCGCGTGCCGCGCGACGTCATCGCGTACGCGTCGCGGCTGCTGCCGGAGATCTCGCCGGGGCTGGCGCCGGTGTCGTCGGTACGGGAGAGCGCGGGGGCGCTGGCGGTGCGCCAGGTGACCGCCGCCGACCTGTCGGGCGCCGTGGTGGCGGCGTGCGCCGAGGCGCTGCGCAACGAGGGGTCGACGGGCCTTATCGCGGCGGACGCGCGCATCGGGGAACTGGCGGCGGCCCTGACGGCGGCGGGCCACGCGTACCTCTCGCCCGGCGAGGAGACGACCGCGGAGTCCCGCCTGACCCTGGTGCCGGCATCGCTGGCCAAGGGCCTGGAGTACGACTACGTGGTGCTGGACGAGCCGGCGGCGGTGGTGGCGGGAGAGCCGGACGAGCGGACCGGTCTGCGCCGCCTGTACGTGGCGCTGACCCGAGCGGTCTCGGGTCTGACCGTCGTCCACACGGCCCCGCTCCCCTCCTCCCTGACCTGA
- a CDS encoding glycosyltransferase 87 family protein, which translates to MLAVSLATLAALCVLQHIPMADTLVYRAEGAAVANGTDLYGFTVTQWQLPATYPPFAAILFVPTTWLPIGALKVAFAVGNTALLALLVHLSCRFARLPATPALVLAGTAVGVWCEPVFQTIVYGQINLALVCLVLWDLTRSDDAIGKGFALGVAAGVKLTPAIFIVYLILTGRVRAGLTAVASLTGTVLLGALVLPHASVDFWTRRVFETGRVGKAWIVDNQSLQGLLARVLHHPEPGAVWLAAAVLIGAAGLWTARRAAVGAVAGTGRETWGVLATALTALLVSPISWSHHWVWCVPLLAVLLAEGRRGAAVAVAGVFLARTLWLVPHEGPLDLRLPWWQQPLASPYPLLGLALLAYAAIPPRTSRPHPFPRPAGVPSPTRPDDATRVGRGSPVGKESR; encoded by the coding sequence CTGCTCGCCGTGTCGCTGGCCACGCTGGCCGCCCTGTGCGTACTCCAGCACATCCCCATGGCCGACACGCTCGTCTACCGGGCGGAAGGCGCGGCCGTCGCGAACGGCACCGACCTGTACGGGTTCACCGTCACCCAGTGGCAACTGCCCGCCACCTACCCGCCGTTCGCCGCGATCCTCTTCGTACCGACGACCTGGCTGCCGATCGGCGCGCTCAAAGTCGCCTTCGCCGTCGGCAACACCGCGCTCCTCGCCCTCCTCGTCCACCTCTCCTGCCGGTTCGCCCGGCTTCCGGCCACGCCCGCGCTCGTACTCGCGGGCACGGCGGTCGGCGTGTGGTGCGAACCCGTCTTCCAGACGATCGTCTACGGGCAGATCAACCTGGCCCTGGTCTGCCTCGTTCTGTGGGACCTGACCCGTTCGGACGACGCGATCGGCAAGGGTTTCGCGCTCGGCGTCGCGGCGGGCGTCAAGCTCACGCCCGCGATCTTCATCGTGTACCTGATCCTGACGGGCCGGGTACGGGCCGGTCTGACCGCCGTCGCGTCGCTGACCGGCACGGTGCTGCTCGGCGCGCTCGTACTGCCGCACGCCAGCGTCGACTTCTGGACCCGGCGGGTCTTCGAGACCGGGCGGGTCGGCAAGGCGTGGATCGTCGACAACCAGTCGCTGCAAGGGCTGCTGGCCCGGGTACTGCACCATCCCGAGCCGGGAGCCGTGTGGCTGGCGGCGGCGGTGCTGATCGGCGCGGCCGGGCTGTGGACGGCGCGCCGGGCGGCGGTGGGTGCGGTGGCCGGGACGGGCCGCGAGACGTGGGGCGTGCTGGCCACCGCGCTGACGGCGCTGCTCGTCTCGCCGATCAGCTGGTCGCACCACTGGGTGTGGTGCGTGCCGTTGCTCGCGGTGCTCCTGGCGGAGGGGAGGCGCGGGGCGGCGGTGGCGGTGGCCGGCGTTTTCCTGGCCCGCACGCTGTGGCTGGTCCCGCACGAAGGCCCGCTGGACCTCCGGCTCCCGTGGTGGCAGCAGCCACTGGCGTCCCCGTACCCGCTCCTGGGCCTGGCCCTGCTGGCGTACGCGGCGATCCCGCCCCGCACCTCCCGGCCTCACCCATTCCCGCGCCCGGCCGGGGTTCCTTCACCCACCAGGCCGGACGATGCCACCCGGGTGGGCAGGGGAAGCCCGGTCGGCAAGGAGAGCCGGTGA
- a CDS encoding DNA repair helicase XPB gives MNGPLIVQSDKTLLLEVDHELADACRRAIAPFAELERAPEHIHTYRVTPLGLWNARAAGHDAEQVVDALVEFSRYPVPHALLVDVAETMARYGRLTLSKHPVHGLVLTSTDRPVLEEILRSKKVQPLVGARIDADTVAVHPSERGQIKQTLLKLGWPAEDLAGYVDGEAHAIDLAEDGWALRPYQKQAVEGFWHGGSGVVVLPCGAGKTLVGAGAMAQAKATTLILVTNTVSARQWKHELVKRTSLTEDEIGEYSGTRKEIRPVTIATYQVLTTKRKGIYPHLELFDSRDWGLIVYDEVHLLPAPVFKFTADLQARRRLGLTATLVREDGRESDVFSLIGPKRFDAPWKEIEAQGYIAPADCVEVRVNLTETERLAYATAETEEKYRFCATTATKRKVTEALVRKFAGQQILVIGQYIDQLDELGEHLDAPVIKGETSNAQREKLFEAFRQGEISVLVVSKVANFSIDLPEATVAIQVSGTFGSRQEEAQRLGRVLRPKADGHQAHFYSVVARDTIDQDFAAHRQRFLAEQGYAYRIVDADELMAEDGTTP, from the coding sequence GTGAACGGACCCCTCATCGTCCAGAGCGACAAGACGCTGCTCCTCGAAGTCGACCACGAGCTCGCCGACGCCTGCCGCCGGGCCATCGCGCCCTTCGCCGAACTGGAGCGGGCGCCGGAGCACATCCACACGTACCGGGTGACGCCACTCGGCCTGTGGAACGCGCGGGCCGCCGGACATGACGCGGAGCAGGTCGTCGACGCGCTCGTCGAGTTTTCCCGGTACCCGGTCCCGCACGCGCTGCTCGTCGACGTCGCCGAGACGATGGCCCGCTACGGCCGCCTCACCCTCTCCAAGCACCCGGTCCACGGTCTCGTCCTCACCTCGACGGACCGCCCGGTGCTGGAGGAGATCCTCCGCTCGAAGAAGGTCCAGCCGCTGGTCGGCGCCCGGATCGACGCGGACACGGTCGCCGTACATCCCTCCGAGCGCGGCCAGATCAAGCAGACGCTGCTCAAGCTGGGCTGGCCGGCCGAGGACCTTGCGGGTTACGTCGACGGCGAGGCCCACGCGATCGACCTGGCCGAGGACGGCTGGGCCCTGCGCCCGTACCAGAAGCAGGCCGTCGAGGGCTTCTGGCACGGCGGCTCGGGCGTGGTCGTACTGCCCTGCGGCGCGGGCAAGACGCTGGTCGGCGCGGGCGCGATGGCGCAGGCCAAGGCCACCACGCTGATCCTCGTCACGAACACCGTCTCGGCCCGCCAGTGGAAGCACGAGCTGGTGAAGCGGACATCGCTGACCGAGGACGAGATCGGCGAGTACAGCGGTACGCGCAAGGAGATCCGGCCGGTCACCATCGCGACGTACCAGGTCCTGACGACGAAGCGGAAGGGCATCTACCCGCACCTGGAGCTGTTCGACTCCCGGGACTGGGGTCTGATCGTGTACGACGAGGTGCACCTGCTGCCCGCGCCCGTCTTCAAGTTCACGGCCGACCTCCAGGCGCGGCGCCGCCTCGGCCTGACGGCGACGCTCGTGCGCGAGGACGGCCGCGAGTCGGACGTCTTCTCCCTGATCGGGCCGAAGCGTTTCGACGCGCCGTGGAAGGAGATCGAGGCGCAGGGTTACATCGCGCCCGCCGACTGCGTCGAGGTCCGGGTCAACCTCACGGAGACGGAACGGCTCGCGTACGCGACCGCCGAGACGGAGGAGAAGTACCGGTTCTGCGCGACGACCGCGACGAAGCGGAAGGTGACGGAGGCGCTCGTACGGAAGTTCGCGGGCCAGCAGATCCTGGTCATCGGCCAGTACATCGACCAGCTCGACGAGCTGGGCGAGCACCTGGACGCGCCGGTGATCAAGGGCGAGACGTCCAACGCACAGCGGGAGAAGCTCTTCGAGGCGTTCCGGCAGGGCGAGATCAGCGTGCTGGTCGTCTCGAAGGTCGCCAACTTCTCGATCGACCTGCCCGAGGCGACGGTCGCGATCCAGGTCTCGGGCACCTTCGGCTCCCGCCAGGAGGAGGCCCAGCGCCTCGGCCGGGTCCTGCGCCCGAAGGCGGACGGACACCAGGCGCACTTCTACTCGGTGGTCGCCCGCGACACGATCGACCAGGACTTCGCGGCCCACCGCCAGCGCTTCCTGGCCGAACAGGGCTACGCGTACCGCATCGTGGACGCGGACGAACTCATGGCAGAGGACGGCACCACGCCGTAA
- a CDS encoding VanZ family protein, translated as MTAEADEADGTEPRRSWGRALLRALAVALAFVGLVLFSAVLARLTLAPSHASEALVTTNLRPGASLRQYAEDYTFLAACKQIGGNLLLGMPFGLLLPVLVPRSLRMLRVVALTVVVMVLVELAQGAIVAGRAFDVDDVILNTTGALIGYFLLGRRIGRAVHAKRAPRRDADTVPLGK; from the coding sequence ATGACAGCTGAAGCGGATGAAGCGGACGGCACGGAACCACGCCGCTCCTGGGGGCGGGCGCTGCTGCGGGCCCTCGCGGTCGCCCTGGCTTTTGTCGGGCTCGTACTCTTCTCGGCCGTACTGGCGCGGCTGACGCTCGCGCCCTCGCACGCGTCGGAAGCCCTGGTCACGACCAACCTGCGACCCGGTGCCTCCCTGCGGCAGTACGCCGAGGACTACACCTTCCTCGCCGCCTGCAAGCAGATCGGCGGCAATCTCCTGCTGGGCATGCCCTTCGGCCTGCTGCTGCCGGTACTGGTGCCGCGCTCGCTGAGGATGCTGCGTGTGGTGGCTCTCACGGTCGTGGTGATGGTGCTCGTGGAGCTGGCGCAGGGGGCGATCGTCGCGGGGCGGGCCTTCGACGTCGACGACGTCATCCTCAACACGACGGGCGCGCTCATCGGCTACTTCCTCCTCGGCCGCCGGATCGGCCGGGCCGTGCACGCGAAGCGCGCGCCGCGCCGGGATGCGGACACGGTGCCTCTGGGCAAGTGA